Within Paenibacillus albicereus, the genomic segment ACGTCGAACAGCCTCGCGCGGATTTCCCGCGCGAGGCTGTTTTTGCTGGGGGCCGATAGAGGGGTTCCGCCGAGCCGAGTCAGGCCAAGCGAATCTCCTGGATGCAGTCGGGCGCCTCGTAGCGCTCGTCGTCGACGGCATTGCTAACCGGATACATGCGCAGCTGGAACGGCTCCAGCGGCTGCAGATGCCGCCGCAGGAACGAGAATTCGCGGATCTCCGGATGCAGCCATTCGTCCATGCCCTCCTCGTCGAGCACGACGGGCAGCCGCTCCTGCCACTGCGAGAGGCTGCCGGAAGCCGGCACGGTGACGATCGTCGCCGCCCGCTCGAGCCGTCCGTCCGGCGAGCGCCATTCCTCGTACAGGCCGGCCATGCCGAACAGCGGACGGCCCTGTACCTGGATATGCATGGCGCGCGGCTGCCGCTGGCGGCCCTCCTCGCGGCGCGCCGCCTTGTCCTCCGCCTCCAGGCGCTCCCAGCCGAACATGCCGCTGCACGGGATGATGCAGCGCCCCCCGGCCAGCATGCGCTTGAAGAACGGCTTGGCCTCCAGCGAGGAGGCGTCGGCGTTGACCGAATCGCGCGCCCAGAACGGGAACAGCCCCCACCGGCCCTCGTCGAGGATGCGCACGCCGTGGCGGTCGTTGCGCACGAGCGGGATCGGCCGGGTGGGCGCGATGTTGTAGCGTGTCGTCTCCAGCGGCTCATGCCTCTGGATGCGGAACTGCTGCTTCAGCTCGCCGATGTCGCTGGCGAGGGAAAAACGGATGCACATGGGGTCTACCTCCCGGATGGTGGCTTGCTGCCCTTAGCATCCGCAGGAGGTGGAATAATATTCATGAAGATCGGGGCTCCGGCGCGAACCGCTTGCGGAAGCGCAGCGGCGGCATGCCGGCATGCGCGGCGAACAGCCGCGTGAAATGCGGCAGCTGCCGGAAGCCGCACGCCTCGGCCACCTGCGCGATCGGCCAGTCGGTCGACAGCAGCAGCAGCTTGGCCTGGTCGAGACGGTAGAACTGCGCGTACTGCTGCGGCGTGCAGCCGTATACCTCGACCATGCAGCGTGCGATGTATACCGCGTGGAGCCCGATCGCCTCCGCCAGCTCGGCGTTGCTCACCGGCTCGAGCCAGCGCTGCTTCATATAGGCGGCCGCCTGCTCGGCCACCGCCCGCGCGGACGCTTCCGGCAGCGCCGGCCGGCCGGCCGCCTCCAGCGCGCGCAGCAGCTCGCCGAAGCGCAGCTGGCGCAGCCAGAAGCCGTCCGGCCCCGGGTCGGCCGCAGCCTCGGCCAGCCGGACGAACGCTTCCTCCGCCTCCCGGGCGTCGATCAGCCGGGGCAGCCGGATCGCATGCGTATAGTGGTCGCCGAGCAGCGAGGGCTCGCCACCGGCGGCCGTCTCCTCCCATTCGCCGGCACTCTGGAAGTGGACGAGCTCGGCCTCCGTCTCTTCGGCGCATGCGCCGCCGCTCCAGCGGGCGCCTCCGGGCGGCAGCAGCAGCGCCTGTCCGGCCTCGGCCGTCCACAGCCGCTCCGCCTCCCGGATCCTCAGCCTGCCTTTGCGCACGTACAGCAGCTCGAACCAACCCAGATCGACCCGGCCGGGGTGCTCCTCTCCCGCGCCGTACGTCCGGCGCCGCGCGTCCAC encodes:
- a CDS encoding SOS response-associated peptidase; translated protein: MCIRFSLASDIGELKQQFRIQRHEPLETTRYNIAPTRPIPLVRNDRHGVRILDEGRWGLFPFWARDSVNADASSLEAKPFFKRMLAGGRCIIPCSGMFGWERLEAEDKAARREEGRQRQPRAMHIQVQGRPLFGMAGLYEEWRSPDGRLERAATIVTVPASGSLSQWQERLPVVLDEEGMDEWLHPEIREFSFLRRHLQPLEPFQLRMYPVSNAVDDERYEAPDCIQEIRLA
- a CDS encoding AraC family transcriptional regulator, coding for MQDMPVMTFRCPPLPFLVDARRRTYGAGEEHPGRVDLGWFELLYVRKGRLRIREAERLWTAEAGQALLLPPGGARWSGGACAEETEAELVHFQSAGEWEETAAGGEPSLLGDHYTHAIRLPRLIDAREAEEAFVRLAEAAADPGPDGFWLRQLRFGELLRALEAAGRPALPEASARAVAEQAAAYMKQRWLEPVSNAELAEAIGLHAVYIARCMVEVYGCTPQQYAQFYRLDQAKLLLLSTDWPIAQVAEACGFRQLPHFTRLFAAHAGMPPLRFRKRFAPEPRSS